Part of the Vicinamibacterales bacterium genome, CCGCGAACGGGGCGACGAGAAAGCCGTGCGAGTAATTGTCGTCGCTCGCCCATTGCCGGACGAGCGACGTCAATACGGGCAGATAGACGAGCAGCGTGACGGAGCCGACGAGGCCGAGAGCCGGGAGCGAGCGCCGCGTCACGTTCATCGTGCCGGGGTGCTCAGTTCGCGGTGCGCCGGCGTCCGAACCGCGCCATGCCGGCGAGACCCGTCGCAAGCAGGAGCAGCGATGCCGGTTCCGGCGTCGACGAAACGGCTGAGGCCGCCGCCTCGCCATCCGTGCTCAACCGCAACAGGAACGAGCGTCCTCCCAGGTTGTCGCGGATGCCGAAGGTCACGTCGGCGGCCGCCCCGGGCGCGAACCCGTGAAAGGCCAGCAGATCGTGCGCGTTGCTGTCTTCGTCGACGCGCAGCGCGGCGGTGCCGCCGGCGGCGAACGTGGCCGACCGCTCGAGCCCGCTGTTCCACGCGAAGCTCAGACCGTCGGTGTTGTTCGACGTCGAGAACCCCTGCGGCACGTACGACGGCTGCGTCGGATCCGCCGCGTCGAAGCCGTCCGACAGCGGATCCAGGAGCTCTGCGGTAAGCGTGGACACTCCGCTCCCCTCCAGTCCGGCGACCGAGAAGGTCACGTTGTAGTCCTGGCGCGCCGCCAGGCCGTCGATCGAAATCAGCGCGCTCGATCCGCCGTCGAGCGTAATGGTGCCGAGATCGATCATGTAGGTGGACGCCGTCGAGAAGCCCCCGACGTCCGCCGCATAGCCACCGCTGCCGCCGGCGAGCGAGAGCGCGATCGGCTCGGCCCGCGCGCCGGGTGGACACAGCAGCGCGGCACACCCAAGTCCGCAAAGGATTCCAAGGCGTCGCATACATCCTCCAGCCGCCCCGCCATGGGCGGCAACGTCAGCTCAGACGACCGGCGATCGTCACGGAACGTAGCGCCGCACGAGACTCGCGGCCATCAGCAGCGAGGCCCCTGACAGCAGCATCAACGCCGGCTCCGGAGTGCGAATCACCTCCTCCGAGGCGACCGACCACGCAGCCAACGCCACCGGTTCCGCCACGAAGGCGGCGGCCGCCAACACCAGCAGCACACAAAGGGTGATGGTTGCCTTCATTTCCCGTCCCGTTTCCTCCGATGAGTGAACGATTGCCCACTTCACCTGTTCGCAGGGCCTCGGCGCCCGCACAGTGCAAGGCGCTGACCGAATCCGCGGTCCGCCCTTTTGACTTGGGCGTAACCCACGGCTGTGCTACAGTTTCACGGTTCCTCCGGACGAAACTCACCCTGATGCGATCGCGCCGCTACACCGTCGTCGTCGCGAATCGGCAGACCGGCACGGTCCGCCGCTTCACGATCTCGCTGCGCCCCGCCCTCACCGCTGTCGCCGGGCTGTTCGCCCTGCCGGTGTTGATGGGCCTCGGCGCCCGGTGGAGCGCCTCCGCGCGGATCGCCGACCTCGAGACCACGAACGCCGCGCTGCAGGTCGAGAACGCGAGCTATCGCGCCGCGACCGGTGAGCTCGCCGACCAGATTTCCACGCTGCAGACGGCCGTCGACCAGCTCGGCGAGCGTGCCGCGGTGGATCCGAATGCGAGCCGCGCGATGGAGAAG contains:
- a CDS encoding PEP-CTERM sorting domain-containing protein, which translates into the protein MRRLGILCGLGCAALLCPPGARAEPIALSLAGGSGGYAADVGGFSTASTYMIDLGTITLDGGSSALISIDGLAARQDYNVTFSVAGLEGSGVSTLTAELLDPLSDGFDAADPTQPSYVPQGFSTSNNTDGLSFAWNSGLERSATFAAGGTAALRVDEDSNAHDLLAFHGFAPGAAADVTFGIRDNLGGRSFLLRLSTDGEAAASAVSSTPEPASLLLLATGLAGMARFGRRRTAN